CAAGGAACTGCCAAAATTGGCCTGAATGAAAATGGCTATGAAAAAGTTTATTTTAAAGACATGGTTGGATGCGCAGAGCTTGAAGAGCTTGCTTTAAAAATCGCAAACTTTATGAAACATCCGGAAAGATACGAACGAGCACAAATTGAAGAACATCGTTGTATCTTGCTTGATGGTCCACCGCAAACAGGAAAAACACAGTTCGCAAAAGCACTAAGAACTCTTGTTGATGAAGAAATGGGAAATCAAGGACAAGTTCATTTCATTGATGGAAAAGACTATGTAGACAAAGGTTGCCCTATCGAGGTGATATTTTCTATTGCAGCCTATTATTCACCATGTATTTTATTTTTTGACGAAATCGATTTAGTCGGAACTCATCGGGATAAAGATTCTAAAAACACATCACAGCTTTTAACCTGTATTCAAGGAATTGACAATATTGCAAAACAGATTTTTGTCATAGGTGCAACCAATCGCCCTGAGCAATTAGATCAAGCTCTTTTGGTGGACGGACGATTTGGAAAACAAATTCATGTCGAATATCCAAAGTATGAATATCGTAAAACATATTTAACACAGCAGCTGGCAAAACGAAGCGTAATGAGTCTTTCTGAAGAATTTATTGATTGTATAGCGCAAGAAACTGACGGTTGCTCATACAACAACCTTAAGCGAATTATTACAGAGGCAATTATTCTTTCTTCAATCGAAACAAGGCCTGTTTGCCAACAGGACTTTGAAAAAGCTCTCGATAGCGAAATACGCAAGATTCAATCTCCAATCATAATGCCTCTTGATGAAAAACGAATTATTGCTACCTATCAAGCTGGAAAAGCCGTAGCGCGACACATTTTAGAAACAAAACAAAACGTAGTTAAAATTACTATCAACCCAGTACAAAAAAATGTTAAAACTGTTGAGGCTGTCGTAACTATAAAAACGGACACGACAAGCAACTGCGAAAATGACAATCTAGCTGCAAATAAAAAAGCTACCGTTTTAAAACTTGGTGAAGTGTTTACTAAATCGAACACAAATCACAGCAGCCTGCTAAGCGATGAAGAACAGAAAAAAGAATGCTTGTCTTTGCTTGCTGGATCTGCAGCACAAGAATTATTATTAAACAAATCGTATTCTCAATGTAACAAGCAAGATCGTGCTGAAGCTATGCAGATAATTTATAGCTTAATTTCAAACGGTGAAAAAACGAATGAAAAAACACAGGCTCGAGCAATCGAATTGAAAAATCAATACATTGCAGAAATTACAAAATTGCTTGAAGAGCACAAAGATTTGATTACAAAAATTGCTAATATTTTAATAAAACAAAACACTATTGATCGTTATCAATGGAAAGAGTTAATTAGTTAAGATATTTAAACTTCAACAAAAGCGAGCTATGTTTAAAATCATAGCTCGCTTTTTATTTTCGATATTTTAAAAAATTTAATTTTCTAAAAAGTAATTTTTTCTTACTGCTTGAGTAGGCAGAGGATAGTGATTATAAATCTGACCACGAAAAACACCATTTTTATCTGTCGTAACACCCATGCTTGTATCATAATCAAATCCAACTCCATAACCATATCCAGAATCTGGAGCAACGTTCATAGTTAATACACCATCTAACTTATCACCACTTTTAGAACCCCACAGATTAGCTACGCCACTGCCAGCCATGATTGCTTTCATCATTGGATCTTCTGGGTCACTGGTGTGTTGATGGGCCCTTACCACTCCAATAATCTCACTGTTGCTGGTGCCCTGTTGTGTTAGCGTAGACCTAGTTCCTTCTTGGCCATATTCAAAACCATTACGAATTAAACTACGGACTATCGGCTCGCCACCATTATCATCTGTTGAAAAATCATTCCACATAAATCCAAGTGATGGCTCACTGTTACGACATGGATCAGGCAATTTAACATTGTCATTCATATATTTTGCAATCTCTTGAAGTTTTAATTTTAAAGCGGTTGAGCTGGTAGGATCTTTAATTATTGAGTCACAACAAGTTTTTCTATTCAAAACTCCAAGCTGTTGATACTTCTGGTTCGAATCAAGAAGTGGTCCTGGATTATACCCAGACTCAATACCACCATGACACAATTGTAAAAACTTACCTTGCTCGTTGCCTAAATAGGCAACAACTGGCATTAATTCATATGTTTTATTAATTTGATCATATAAATCTTTTATTGTAGAATCGTTGCCAAACTTTTTATACAATTCGCCTGTAAACCCATCTCTGTTATTCATAACACCATCTTCATGATTGCCACGAATTAATGTAACTTGCTTAGGATTTGCGTTAGCAAGGCGCATTAAAGTATACCAAACCTCACTGCCATAATTTCCACGATCTACATAATCACCTAAAAAAGCTAAATTAACATTTGGGGCTAATTTAAAATTATTATCCATCTTTCCAGATTTGCATAAATCATCGAGGTGGGTAACGAGTGATATTATATCACCATGTAAATCACCATGAAGAATATGCTCTTCTCCAGGCTTTATTATTATTTTTTGAGCATATGGCTCAAATTTACAATCTGCATTGGGAGAACTAATAGCGCTTGATTGTTTTTCACCTTCATTTGAAGTCAGCCAATCATTTGGATTATTTTTATCTGCTCTTTGTCTTTTTTGAAAAGCTTCAATTTCATCACTCAAAACAGCTATTTGTTTATCTTTATTTCCTGGATGCATCTTTTCAAAAGCACTATCTTTTGATTGATCCGGAGCTTCTCTAGATGGATTAAATTCAGATCGATTTTTTGGCAATGAGTCTACAATTTCTTTAAACTCTAAAAAAGTTATCTGATTATCATCTAGATCATTTCTCTGCCAAGAACATCCGCTCACGCAAAACGTGATAAGCAAGACTATGAATTGTTTTTGCAAGATCACAAATCCCCTAACAATTTAAATAGATCTACTTTAATTTAATTTACTATAAAGACACCTTTGCCACTCAACTTCAGTTTTGCAAAATGAAGATAAGAATTGCAGCGAAAAAGTATGAAGAGTGCGAGAAGAGAATAGTGGGTACCCAAAAGCATCTCGAGCATCAAACCTGACTAAATAAACAGATTTAAATTGGCTATATCTGTCACCAAAGAAATGTCGATATTCTACCGGAAGTTCAGCAACTTTTACCGATTCTGGAAGATACTGCTTATTTCCTATTTTCAGCCGCATGTGCCAGGTTGCATCCTTATCTCCCAGGAGCGCTCCAAGCTTTTGATACTCACCTGTAAATAATGATTTGTTTGATTCATAGAAATTATCTGGCTGAGATCCAACCACATAAAAAGACACAAAATATTTATTTTCATTTAAAACTCGTTGAATCATTAAAGACTCTTGCTCTGGAGTCAGGCCATGATACCTTTTATGATAATCAACATACAGCAGACGAACTTGATCTGTTAAAAACAAAACATTAAATTCAGCGACTGTTGCAAATTGATTGTATGCTATAGTTGTTTTAAAAAAAGGCTGGACTTGTTCAACTAAGTCTTGAGAATGTTTTGCTGCTTGTTGAAAGTTTTGCTTACCCCAATCAATAATTTTATTGCAACCACTTACAAGGAATATACACTGAATAAAAACAGTCATACGAATTAAAGAATAAATGCTAAATTGCTTCATAACAACTTCATCCTGCTTAAGAATTTTGTGATAAAATAACATGCATAACGTATATTAAAGATTGTTAATTGACAAGTATGTTTCTCGCAAAATCCATCAAACGCGTAGGCTTAAATTATGGAAAGATCAAGACTATGATTCAAAAAAGTTTTACTTTTATTGCATATCGATACCTTTGGACAAAAGGCAAAAACAATACTATCGGCTTTATGATTAAAGTCTGCTTTCTAGGAATTTTAATTGCAAGCAGCTCTCTTGCTCTTGTAGTATCAATAATGACCGGATTTGAAAAAGCAACTTATGAAAAAATACAATCTATTTATCCAGACTTGATAATCAGTGGAAATGGTCAGCAATTTGACATGCAACAGCTTGGAACAATTTTACAAGAACAAGAATATAAAATACGCAGCTTCACTCGACAAAAAACAGCTCAAGCTTTAATGTATAATCCAGAAATTTCTCAAGCTCCTAAAATGGTTTTTCTAAATGGCATAAACCAAGCAGAACAAAACAAATTAAGTAAAAAGCTTTTAAATCAAAAAGATGAAGGGCTTGAAGAGCTCCTTGAAAAAAACAATGTAATCATAGGATCTAAGCTTGCGCAAACGGCAGATCTTTTTGTTGGCAGCTCTATAAATATTTTATACACACATGATGAGCCATCTGGACTTCATATAACATTTCAACAAGCCGTCGCAAAAGTCAGTGGTATTTTTAAAACAGGAGTGGAAGAATTCGACAATATAAGCTTATATTGCAATGATAATTTCTTTGACACCCTATTTCCAGACAACTTAAATGAAGAAATACATGTAACATTGCTTCCAGATGTCAGCAATGAAAGTATTGCCAAGGCCTTAAGCAAACGCCTTGAAACCGATGTTTATTCATGGATGGCACTTTATCCAACACTAATTTCAGCGCTCAAACTAGAAAAATGGGCTATGTCTTTTATTCTGTTACTCATTGTTTTTGTGGCAAGCATGAACATCATTTCACTCATTTCTATGTACGTTGAACAAAAGAAAAAAGACATTGCGATTTTGATATGCCTTGGAATGAATACATCATCAATACGAGCTATTTTTGTAACTATAAGTTTAATCATTTCTTGCCTTGCAACCTGGCTAGGACTTCTAGCTGCCTATGTAGTAGGAAAAGCACTACAAACATACCCCTTTATAAAATTACCTGAGAGTATTTACGATACCGACTACCTTCCAATCAAGCTGGAAGCGTATGTTTTTTTAACTATTTTTATCTTAACAATTATGATAAGTTTTTTTGCAAGTCTTTTGGCTACGCGAAACATAGAAAACATTCGCATTGTTGAAACGCTTAAAAATCAGTAGTAATAAAAATGAATAATCTCTATAAAAAAAGGAGTTTCATATGTCTAAAAAACAAATCTTTTCAACCATTTTTGCTTCAGGCTTGCTTGCATGCCTAATGCTCACGCTTTCTGGATGTAGTAATTTGTGTGAGTGGATTGGATGCTGCACCAAACAAGTTTGCCATCAATCAGAAGTAGCTACTCCTACTCCACACACCCCAGAACCCAAAGCTCATACTCCAGAGCCCACAGATGAGCCACCAATGGCAGATGATGTAGAAGAAGAAAATGAAGAAAAAACATCAGAAGAACCAAAAACAATAGAACCAAAATCTATGCCTATGCCAGTTTCTATGCCCGCTAAGCCGGCACCCGTAGCTCCAAAAATCAATCTTCC
This is a stretch of genomic DNA from Candidatus Dependentiae bacterium. It encodes these proteins:
- a CDS encoding AAA family ATPase; amino-acid sequence: MTHFPKRRFLSITLLSLTCLSFFTITAKRPEPRNTAPKADDLQNMDRETFEQSMSEQRKATEQIGFCIQQLLQTIDAKKINFSKEEKEYVVSELLSIQGFVKNILEKLFVQNTPKALNDAIVINQILIDYLLSVLQTDLLSIDSDKIYEQLYKGSMTRIPQEKLHTLEKHNQKNIEKLVIATDNVGLKWYNFTYRSLKKHHAYTIAKGVGIAASSVFAAAFFASHLEDSLPVSLVKSTFWTNYIGKRPVNNKKTGNMDLPDGVTLETATSIQRAILTIHKLQESGLITISALLTISYKDIIAAMYKDPADWAKNKATQKIHEYDQRLQGTAKIGLNENGYEKVYFKDMVGCAELEELALKIANFMKHPERYERAQIEEHRCILLDGPPQTGKTQFAKALRTLVDEEMGNQGQVHFIDGKDYVDKGCPIEVIFSIAAYYSPCILFFDEIDLVGTHRDKDSKNTSQLLTCIQGIDNIAKQIFVIGATNRPEQLDQALLVDGRFGKQIHVEYPKYEYRKTYLTQQLAKRSVMSLSEEFIDCIAQETDGCSYNNLKRIITEAIILSSIETRPVCQQDFEKALDSEIRKIQSPIIMPLDEKRIIATYQAGKAVARHILETKQNVVKITINPVQKNVKTVEAVVTIKTDTTSNCENDNLAANKKATVLKLGEVFTKSNTNHSSLLSDEEQKKECLSLLAGSAAQELLLNKSYSQCNKQDRAEAMQIIYSLISNGEKTNEKTQARAIELKNQYIAEITKLLEEHKDLITKIANILIKQNTIDRYQWKELIS
- a CDS encoding metallophosphoesterase family protein, which codes for MILQKQFIVLLITFCVSGCSWQRNDLDDNQITFLEFKEIVDSLPKNRSEFNPSREAPDQSKDSAFEKMHPGNKDKQIAVLSDEIEAFQKRQRADKNNPNDWLTSNEGEKQSSAISSPNADCKFEPYAQKIIIKPGEEHILHGDLHGDIISLVTHLDDLCKSGKMDNNFKLAPNVNLAFLGDYVDRGNYGSEVWYTLMRLANANPKQVTLIRGNHEDGVMNNRDGFTGELYKKFGNDSTIKDLYDQINKTYELMPVVAYLGNEQGKFLQLCHGGIESGYNPGPLLDSNQKYQQLGVLNRKTCCDSIIKDPTSSTALKLKLQEIAKYMNDNVKLPDPCRNSEPSLGFMWNDFSTDDNGGEPIVRSLIRNGFEYGQEGTRSTLTQQGTSNSEIIGVVRAHQHTSDPEDPMMKAIMAGSGVANLWGSKSGDKLDGVLTMNVAPDSGYGYGVGFDYDTSMGVTTDKNGVFRGQIYNHYPLPTQAVRKNYFLEN
- a CDS encoding FtsX-like permease family protein; protein product: MIQKSFTFIAYRYLWTKGKNNTIGFMIKVCFLGILIASSSLALVVSIMTGFEKATYEKIQSIYPDLIISGNGQQFDMQQLGTILQEQEYKIRSFTRQKTAQALMYNPEISQAPKMVFLNGINQAEQNKLSKKLLNQKDEGLEELLEKNNVIIGSKLAQTADLFVGSSINILYTHDEPSGLHITFQQAVAKVSGIFKTGVEEFDNISLYCNDNFFDTLFPDNLNEEIHVTLLPDVSNESIAKALSKRLETDVYSWMALYPTLISALKLEKWAMSFILLLIVFVASMNIISLISMYVEQKKKDIAILICLGMNTSSIRAIFVTISLIISCLATWLGLLAAYVVGKALQTYPFIKLPESIYDTDYLPIKLEAYVFLTIFILTIMISFFASLLATRNIENIRIVETLKNQ